A genome region from Cryptococcus neoformans var. neoformans B-3501A chromosome 8, whole genome shotgun sequence includes the following:
- a CDS encoding hypothetical protein (HMMPfam hit to Fungal_trans, Fungal specific transcription factor domain, score: 69.1, E(): 1.2e-17), which produces MSPPPTRARQSSESEPSSANKRARITRHACERCRAGKKKCDGQLPCSACTLSKKGQYQSPIMFPSIASSSESYERQSRYNSPSRQHTAGHDGSHTNDMSMDIAVEVEGASEVRARDHDREDGGEDRQGHEVHSQNHEHTLARIAHVMANGTVSRYPSPGLTILSPADGRPIVARETDISAKGDLLDRLHRHLTVVFSLRSFPKGHLGEELKDENDNKTRGAGELFFLPSCEDGKAYIRCYFEHASFILYLDRRNIEQLTDDFYASNGSLSQKDDVVLLLLLMAIGCLWTPSWTGADPQMMTQKALQLLRAAQRQLETLSLSQPRLRMVQVHIALCHLYLGMSHFRSAWLAFGTAARLSQLLRLHRKSPDGTPQELDEPRRQAFWSGYMMDRYLSLVLGCPVIYDERDITQRFPSYPDSGDHSVDTQDEAQRLAGSIAHIKLSQILGHALRKLQSPGELSDLERSLAVQSLNQELDCWLAETPRFFHPDGPDTYDLGPFASVPPFFQRQQQIVRSAYHFINLFIHRSFLLDQFINRIPASQPLPPLTVMSPEVTVCVESAISIAKSVSKMRDSPGAKGTFWNSAYFCFASLTVLLVYLMVYEDAPRRAEIESMIEAAMEGHIQLTGSTRREREQILEVKEPEAAGSKSQYIPPPWPGMEDPFLGSAPNWDPLWQNTLDMLGLDTSMGLGLPLGMGMIEEGGVNAATSSGAFGFL; this is translated from the exons ATGtctccccctcccaccCGTGCACGCCAATCTTCTGAATCTGAACCGAGCAGTGCTAACAAACGGGCACGCATTACTCGACATGCTTGCGAGCGATGCAGGGCaggcaaaaagaaatgTGACGGTCAGCTT CCTTGCTCGGCCTGTACACTGTCCAAAAAAG GACAGTATCAATCTCCTATAATGTTCCCCTCAATTGCCAGTTCTTCCGAAAGCTATGAGCGACAGTCACGATACAATTCGCCTTCACGACAGCACACCGCGGGACATGATGGCTCACATACCAACGATATGTCTATGGACATAGCGGTCGAGGTTGAAGGAGCGTCGGAGGTTCGTGCCCGCGACCACgatcgagaagatggaggcgAGGACAGACAAGGTCACGAAGTACACAGCCAAAATCATGAACATACGCTAGCCCGTATAGCACACGTTATGGCGAATGGGACTGTTTCCAGATATCCGTCTCCAGGTTTAACAATACTTTCTCCTGCAGATGGCAGGCCGATTGTGGCTAGGGAAA CAGATATCTCGGCCAAGGGTGATTTGCTTGACAGGCTTCATCGCCACCTCACAGTGGTGTTTTCTTTACGATCTTTCCCCAAAGGCCATTTAGGCGAAGAATTgaaagatgagaatgaCAACAAAACAAGGGGGGCAGGCGAACTATTCTTTCTCCCCTCTTGCGAGGACGGCAAAGCATACATAAGATGCTACTTTGAACACGCGAGTTTTATTCT ATATCTAGATCGACGGAATATCGAGCAACTGACAGATGACTTTTACGCATCGAATGGGTCCCTGTCCCAGAAGGACGATGTGGTGCTCctactgctgctgatggCTATTGG ATGTCTGTGGACTCCTTCATGGACTGGGGCAGACCCACAAATGATGACCCAAAAAGC TCTTCAATTACTCCGAGCCGCTCAGCGGCAACTGGAGACTTTATCCCTATCCCAGCCCCGATTACGAATGGTACAAGTTCATATTGCTCTA TGTCATCTCTATCTCGGAATGTCCCATTTTCGCTCAGCCTGGCTTGCCTTTGGTACCGCCGCTCGACTTAGTCAGCTTCTCAGGTTACATCGCAAGAGCCCCGATGGTACTCCCCAAGAATTGGATGAACCGCGTCGACAGGCGTTTTGGAGCGGCTACATGATGGATAG ATACTTGTCGCTAGTACTTGGATGTCCGGTGATTTACGATGAGAGGGACATAACACAACGCTTTCCCAGCTATCCGGACAGCGGAGACCATTCGGTTGATACGCAGGATGAGGCCCAACGTTTGGCTGGATCAATAGCACATATCAA ACTGTCGCAAATTTTGGGCCATGCTCTCCGAAAACTCCAATCACCAGGTGAACTATCAGATCTGGAACGTTCCCTAGCCGTACAGTCTCTGAATCAAGAACTCGACTGCTGGTTAGCTGAAACACCTCGCTTTTTCCACCCCGATGGGCCTGATACATACGACCTCGGTCCATTTGCCAGCGTACCGCCATTCTTCCAACG CCAGCAACAGATTGTACGCTCAGCGTATCACTTTATTAATCTTTTTATCCATCGCTCTTTCCTACTCGATCAATTCATCAACCGTATCCCCGCCAGTCAACCCCTCCCACCTCTTACTGTCATGTCGCCGGAGGTTACCGTATGCGTCGAGTCAGCAATCAGTATTGCCAAATCCGTCTCGAAAATGAGGGACAGTCCAGGTGCCAAGGGAACGTTCTGG AATTCTGCATACTTTTGCTTTGCAAGTCTCACGGTGCTTTTAGTCTATCTAATGGTATACGAAGATGCCCCAAGACGGGCAGAAATCGAGAGTATGATTGAAGCGGCGATGGAAGGGCATATTCAACTTACTGGGTCAACGAGGAGGGAACGCGAACAAATCCTTGAAGTGA AAGAACCTGAGGCAGCTGGCTCTAAATCTCAATACATACCGCCGCCGTGGCCAGGGATGGAGGATCCTTTCCTTGGGAG TGCGCCTAATTGGGATCCCCTATGGCAGAATACTCTTGACATGCTTGGCTTGGACACAAGTATGGGCTTGGGTTTGCCATTGGGAATGGGCATgattgaggagggaggagtCAATGCGGCTACAAGTTCTGGTGCTTTTGGATTTTTATGA
- a CDS encoding hypothetical protein (Match to EST gb|CF185274.1|CF185274; HMMPfam hit to S1, S1 RNA binding domain, score: 56.1, E(): 9.5e-14): MPRFYENKYPEVDQLVMVQVQSIEDMGAYVKLLEYDNIEGMILLSELSRRRIRSVQKLIRVGRNEVVVVMRVDPDKGYIDLSKRRVSAEEVVKCEEQYEKGKAVDSIITQVAKKRGVTPESLYEKIAWPLHRQYGHAYEAFKLSISEPEAVFGSLELDEETLADLRSGIARRLTPKPVKVRADIEVKCFSYAGIDAIKRALTAGEAVSTPDVPIKVRLVAPPLYVMSTTSTDKNAAIELMEKAVEVIGETVRKDKGDITIKMKPKVVSETEDAELKALMEQFEAANMDQAGDDESSEEDE, translated from the exons ATGCCCCGATTCTATGAGAACAAATATCCCGAG GTCGACCAATTGGTCATGGTCCAGGTCCAGTCTATTGAGGACATGGGTGCCTACGTCAAGCTC CTTGAATACGACAACATTGAAGGAATgatccttctttctgagCTTTCTCGAAGACGTATCCGATCAGTCCAGAAACTCATTCGAGTGGGACGAAACGAAGTCGTTGTTGTGATGCGTGTGGACCCCGACAAGG GCTACATTGATCTTTCCAAGCGACGAGTTTCTGCGGAGGAGGTTGTCAAGTGTGAGGAACAATACGAGAAGGGCAAAGCGGTCGACTCTATCATTACCCAGGTCGCTAAGAAGCGAGGTGTTACTCCGGAATCATTGTACGAAAAGATTGCTTGGCCTTTGCACCGACAATACGGACACGCATACGAGGCTTTCAAACTCTCCATCAG CGAACCTGAGGCTGTCTTTGGCTCCCTCGAACTTGATGAAGAAACCCTTGCCGATCTCCGATCCGGTATTGCACGACGACTTACTCCCAAACCCGTCAAGGTTCGCGCCGATATCGAAGTCAAATGCTTCTCCTATGCCGGTATTGACGCTATCAAACGTGCTCTTACTGCCGGTGAAGCCGTCTCTACCCCTGACGTACCTATCAAAGTCAGATTGGTCGCTCCTCCGCTTTACGTTATGAGCACGACAAGTACGGACAAGAATGCGGCGATAGagttgatggagaaggcggtTGAGGTTATTGGTGAGACTGTTAGGAAAGACAAGGGTGATATCACTatcaagatgaag CCCAAGGTTGTTTCCGAGACCGAAGATGCAGAGCTCAAAGCTCTTATGGAACAGTTCGAAGCAGCCAACATGGACCAGGCGGGTGATGACGAATCaagcgaggaggacgagtAA
- a CDS encoding hypothetical protein (Match to ESTs gb|CF186427.1|CF186427, gb|CF185576.1|CF185576, gb|CF193023.1|CF193023; HMMPfam hit to ECH, Enoyl-CoA hydratase/isomerase family, score: 244.2, E(): 2.3e-70) — translation MLARTLLKPSQSTYRLTIRAMSTSAEQLVIPSRSPSNNVAILTLNRPKALNALSTPLFNALNAELEKAETDESVRAIVITGGDKVFAAGADIKEMKDKEFAEAYTSNFLGSWNQIASIRKPIVGAVAGYALGGGCELAMLCDILVASPTAVFGQPEITLGIIPGMGGSQRLTSLIGKARAMDMVLTGRKIDAETAERWGLVSRVTKEGESVTEEAVKVAENVSKFGKVAVQAGKEAVNGSLDLPLEQGLRLERRLFQQLFATKDQKEGMAAFAEKRKPTWSDK, via the exons ATGTTAGCTCGCACTCTCCTCAAGCCTTCCCAATCTACATACCGACTCACTATCCGCGCCATGTCCACCTCTGCAGAACAGCTCGTCATCCCCTCTCGTTCTCCTTCGAACAACGTAGCCATCTTGACCCTTAACAGGCCCAAGGCCCTCAACGCGTTGAGCACGCCCTTGTTCAATGCTCTCAACGCCGAGCTTGAGAAGGCCGAGACAGATGAGAGTGTGAGGGCTATCGTCATCACCGGTGGTGACAAGGTGTTTGCTGCCGGTGCCGACatcaaggagatgaaggacaaggaat TTGCTGAAGCATACACTAGCAACTTCCTTGGATCCTGGAACCAAATCGCCTCTATCCGCAAGCCCATTGTCGGTGCTGTCGCCGGCTACGCCCTCGGAGGCGGATGTGAGCTCGCCATGCTCTGCGACATCCTCGTCGCTTCTCCGACCGCCGTCTTTGGCCAACCCGAGATCACACTTGGGATTATTCCAGGTATGGGCGGCTCCCAACGCCTTACTTCCCTGATTGGAAAGGCGAGGGCAATGGACATGGTCCTCActgggaggaagattgaTGCGGAGACGGCTGAGAGATGGGGGTTGGTTAGCAGGGTTacgaaagaaggagagagtgTGACTGAGGAAGCGGTGAAGGTGGCAGAGAACGTGAGCAAGTTTGGAAAGGTGGCTGTACAGGCTGGTAAGGAGGCCGTTAATGGAT CTCTCGACCTTCCCCTCGAGCAAGGTCTAAGGCTCGAAAGGAGGCTCTTCCAGCAACTCTTCGCGACCAAGGACcagaaggaag GTATGGCTGCTTTTgccgagaagaggaagccTACTTGGTCCGACAAGTAA
- a CDS encoding hypothetical protein (Match to EST gb|CF189377.1|CF189377; HMMPfam hit to UBX, UBX domain, score: 41.3, E(): 2.7e-09), protein MSDKQQLIDMGFDPARIDWALRATNKAGLQPAMDHLLANSDKPIPEAMDEQVDEDDEEAVAAHIKKLGGAVDDSDAVAKSIKCSECGKIFRSQATASFHAEKSGHDQFEESTEEIKPLTEEEKKAKLQELREKLAIKRATQSKEDEKANRANEAIRRKAGQDTGKVREDLKLKEALKDAEQKKREKLEDQKARAAIKAQIEADKRERAEKAAREKALREGKAIPTSSSPVPTIVPKANTGMKSSENPETRLQIRLATGGTPMTKTFPSDNTLIDVAEWVASEKLEYNVDTIGFSMTFPRKTFSREDMKKSLKENGLTPSAVLIAS, encoded by the exons ATGTCGGATAAGCAGCAACTCATAGACATGGGATTTGACCCCGCCCGTATAGACTGGGCCCTTCGTGCTACCAATAAAGCCGGTCTCCAA CCAGCTATGGACCACCTCCTTGCAAACTCGGACAAACCAATCCCAGAAGCCATGGACGAACAAGtcgacgaggacgatgaggaagctGTCGCGGCACATATCAAGAAACTTGGTGGGGCAGTCGATGACTCGGATGCTGTTGCCAAGTCTATTAAGTGCAGCGAATGCGGGAAGATCTTCCGCTCCCAAGCCACTGCAAGCTTTCACGCCGAAAAGTCGGGTCATGACCAGTTCGAAGAGTCTACCGAGGAG ATCAAACCCCTtaccgaggaggagaagaaggcgaaacTCCAAGAGCTTCGTGAGAAGCTTGCTATCAAGAGGGCGACACAATccaaagaggatgagaaggcGAATCGTGCCAACGAA GCGATTCGACGTAAAGCTGGGCAGGACACTGGTAAAGTCCGAGAAGACCTGAAGCTCAAGGAAGCGCTAAAGGACGCTGAGCAAAAGAAACGAG AAAAACTCGAAGACCAAAAAGCCAGAGCAGCCATCAAAGCCCAAATAGAAGCCGATAAACGCGAACGCGCCGAGAAAGCTGCTCGTGAGAAAGCTCTTCGGGAAGGAAAGGCTATCCCAAcgtcatcttcccctgTCCCTACTATCGTTCCCAAGGCGAATACCGGAATGAAGAGTAGCGAGAATCCAGAGACTAGGTTGCAAATCAGGTTGGCGACGGGTGGAACACCGATGACGAAGACTTTCCCGAGTGATAACA CTTTAATTGATGTGGCGGAATGGGTCGCATCAGAGAAGCTAGAGTACAATGTCGACACTATTGGATTCTCCATGACTTTCCCTAG GAAAACGTTTTCCCGAGAAGATATGAAAAAATCCCTGAAAGAGAACGGGCTAACCCCGTCTGCTGTCCTAATCGCTAGCTAG
- a CDS encoding hypothetical protein (Match to ESTs gb|CF191318.1|CF191318, gb|CF191322.1|CF191322; HMMPfam hit to Gaa1, Gaa1-like, GPI transamidase component, score: 26.2, E(): 4e-12), with amino-acid sequence MSLLARFRRRNPPPPPDPNSVNYTAEHVALAKTIARRQKLSRIFWKNVSKIQAALTFIGVLWLLALPYEGLWKRTYVDEHALQPAQVAVYFDWANVHKADVYLGELERLSSSNSTFTERTEYLQNAFSAAGLHTGNTTTATYAHVTPPRATGMETILVSANWLSRDGGENLRGVATLLAMGDFLRGQNHWAFDFVLVVGEECQSGLAQFMEQYHSLFSGVIWTGLNIDYPGHSFSHLGVFYEGTNGRLPNQDVINTVSRVAQYTGQVPLRYHDIPDEPLHGIAWLGKYLLGAKHLLHHFAYAALGRASAGHGSLAKYRIDSLTLYCTPATGPHGFHTLGRTLESTLRSFNNLLERLHASYFFYLLPSPNHFIPVGNYLPAAVLLGASLTVGGFDCPSPSEGLVYMSFAFGSALLLWVTELPTYLFFPTFLFFPRPCGLAHKSLKSMSLLLYGALIPTLAMVNFPQSIFLAFLAHLYLRLPGKWPRLVTLAVTPLAIGLAMQGFGKVDLEREWRELGNFGWVGFYVAWIPLWMLGTMLFLGKEKKASGGVGKHIETR; translated from the exons GAACATGTCGCTCTCGCAAAGACAATCGCCCGCCGCCAAAAGCTGTCCCGGATATTCTGGAAGAACGTCTCCAAGATACA AGCTGCCTTGACATTCATAGGCGTCCTTTGGCTGCTAGCGCTACCGTATGAAGGGCTGTGGAAGAGGACATATGTGGATGAGCATGCCCTTCAGCCAGCGCAGGTTGCAGTGTACTTTGACTGGGCGAATGTGCACAAAGCAGATGTATACCTCGGCGAGCTCGAACGATTATCAAGTTCAAACTCTACTTTTACAGA ACGAACCGAGTACCTTCAGAATGCGTTCTCTGCGGCCGGCTTGCATACCGGTAACACCACCACTGCAACCTATGCGCACGTCACGCCGCCTCGAGCTACAGGGATGGAAACGATCTTGGTCTCTGCAAATTGGCTATCGAGGGATGGAGGCGAGAACCTTCGAGGGGTGGCCACGCTGCTAGCCATGGGAGATTTTCTAAGAG GCCAAAATCATTGGGCATTTGATTTTGTTCTCGTTGTCGGAGAGGAGTGCCAATCGGGTCTTGCCCAGTTTATGGAGCAGTACCACTCCTTGTTCTCTGGTGTCATTTGGACCGGTCTCAACATTGATTACCCCGGCCACTCATTTTCCCACCTTGGCGTCTTTTACG AGGGCACAAACGGTCGATTACCTAACCAAGATGTGATCAACACCGTTTCTAGAGTCGCTCAGTATACCGGACAAGTGCCTTTGCGATACCACGACATTCCCGATGAGCCTTTACACGGAATTGCCTGGCTGGGAAAGTACCTACTTGGCGCAAAACATTTGCTTCATCATTTTGCGTATGCTGCTCTGGGCAGGGCTAGTGCCGGACATGGTTCACTCGCAAA GTACCGTATCGACTCTCTCACATTATACTGTACCCCCGCAACCGGTCCTCACGGCTTCCACACCCTCGGCCGCACCCTCGAATCCACACTCCGCTCATtcaacaacctcctcgAACGACTTCACGCCTCGTACTTCTTCTACCTCCTCCCTAGCCCTAACCACTTTATCCCCGTCGGCAACTACCTCCCTGCGGCGGTTCTGTTGGGCGCAAGTTTGACCGTCGGTGGATTCGACTGTCCCTCCCCGTCGGAAGGGCTGGTATACATGTCCTTTGCGTTTGGTTCAGCCCTTTTGCTTTGGGTGACCGAATTACCGACCTACTTGTTCTTCCCCACGTTCCTATTCTTCCCTCGCCCCTGCGGCCTGGCGCACAAATCCCTGAAATCAAtgtctctcctcctctacGGCGCGCTCATCCCCACACTCGCAATGGTAAACTTTCCGCaatccatcttcctcgcaTTCCTCGCCCATCTCTACCTCCGTCTCCCTGGAAAATGGCCCCGCCTCGTCACGCTGGCGGTGACTCCGTTGGCCATAGGATTGGCAATGCAAGGGTTTGGAAAagtggatttggaaagGGAATGGAGAGAGTTGGGGAATTTTGGGTGGGTGGGGTTTTATGTGGCTTGGATACCGCTTTGGATGTTGGGAACCATGTTGTTtttggggaaggagaagaaggcgagtGGGGGTGTTGGAAAACACATAGAGACTAGATGA